One segment of Pirellulales bacterium DNA contains the following:
- a CDS encoding sulfatase/phosphatase domain-containing protein — protein NTLFERSCRAPLVIAAPGMKGGQVSRSLVEFIDLYPTIVELCQLTPPHTLSGQSLTPILADPAATIKDSAFTLVTRGPKLHAQSVRTSRWRLTQWSDGSRELYDHDNDAEENYNVAKANPAVVEDLAARLKTLPPYPATP, from the coding sequence GAACACGCTGTTCGAGCGATCGTGCCGCGCGCCGCTGGTCATCGCAGCGCCCGGCATGAAGGGCGGGCAGGTGAGTCGCTCGCTGGTCGAATTCATCGACCTGTATCCGACCATTGTCGAGCTTTGCCAACTCACCCCGCCGCACACGCTCTCCGGTCAGAGTTTGACGCCGATCCTCGCCGACCCCGCCGCGACGATCAAAGACTCGGCCTTCACGCTCGTCACGCGCGGCCCGAAACTGCACGCACAAAGCGTGCGCACCAGCCGCTGGCGATTGACGCAGTGGAGTGACGGGTCACGCGAGCTATACGATCATGACAACGACGCGGAGGAGAACTACAACGTGGCGAAAGCCAATCCTGCCGTCGTCGAAGATCTCGCCGCCCGTTTGAAAACGCTGCCGCCTTACCCGGCGACGCCGTAA